The Phaenicophaeus curvirostris isolate KB17595 chromosome 25, BPBGC_Pcur_1.0, whole genome shotgun sequence genome has a segment encoding these proteins:
- the TMPRSS4 gene encoding transmembrane protease serine 4 isoform X1 has translation MNMDLASERLNGTGPCTRRKTSPTLESFKRIGIPVLAVVLSITCLVTVGFLVKIYLDYHYFFCKQPLKLVRLQRVCDGQVDCLQGEDEANCPQWVPEGPPAGVRVSKDRSILQVLNRNTGAWSCVCHDHFNPVLAKAACEQMGYRSIPIFRDVEVGTGQPLPPREVVLSNGSLQLPEPGRKCLSGLVVSLFCSKDCGESIRAPRVLGGSVAAIETWPWQVSLQYRREHICGGSIIDPSWVLTAAHCFKNNPIVQSWRVKAGSDLLSGTGTLAVEKVFLADVMPASPKDNDIALVKLRSPLRVSDSSKPICLPYFDEELEPGTSLWVIGWGYTQEHVAVFHTGKLSETLQQAEVELIDKESCNLAAYHGEVTEKMLCAGLPQGGVDTCQGDSGGPLLYAGEHWQVVGIVSWGQGCGTPSTPGVYTSVRAYLNWISTIRRSEL, from the exons ATGAACATG GATTTAGCCTCCGAGCGGCTGAATGGCACAG GTCCCTGCACAAGACGCAAAACCTCCCCGACGCTGGAGTCCTTCAAGCGGATCGGCATCCCCGTCCTGGCAGTGGTGCTCAGCATCACCTGCCTGGTCACGGTCGGGTTCCTGG TCAAGATTTACCTGGACTACCACTACTTCTTCTGCAAGCAGCCCCTGAAGCTGGTGCGGCTGCAGCGGGTGTGCGACGGGCAAGTGGACTGCCTGCAGGGCGAGGACGAGGCCAACTGTCCCCAGTGGGTCCCCGAGGGGCCACCAGCCGGTG TCCGTGTTTCCAAAGACAGATCCATCCTGCAGGTGCTCAACAGAAACACCGGAGCTTGGTCCTGCGTCTGCCACGACCACTTCAACCCGGTGCTGGCAAAAGCAGCCTGCGAGCAAATGGGCTACAGGAG CATCCCTATTTTCCGGGATGTGGAGGTGGGCACGGGGCAGCCCCTGCCTCCTCGCGAGGTCGTGCTGAGCAACGGCAGCCTCCAGCTACCTGAGCCGGGCAG GAAATGCCTCTCTGGATTGGTGGTTTCGCTGTTTTGCTCCA AAGATTGCGGGGAGAGCATCCGGGCTCCGCGTGTGCTGGGCGGCAGCGTGGCTGCCATCGAGACGTGGCCGTGGCAGGTCAGCCTGCAGTACAGGAGGGAGCACATCTGCGGGGGCAGCATCATCGACCCCAGCTGGGTCCTGACGGCCGCCCACTGCTTCAA GAACAACCCCATCGTTCAGAGCTGGCGCGTCAAAGCTGGCTCCGACCTCCTCTCGGGCACCGGCACCCTGGCTGTGGAGAAGGTCTTCCTGGCTGACGTGATGCCCGCCTCTCCCAAGGACAACGACATCGCCCTGGTGAAGCTGCGCTCTCCCCTGCGCGTCTCAG ACAGCAGCAAGCCCATCTGCCTGCCCTATTTCGACGAGGAGCTGGAGCCGGGCACCTCCCTGTGGGTGATCGGCTGGGGCTACACGCAGGAGCACG TGGCCGTGTTTCACACAGGCAAACTGTCAGAGAcactgcagcaggcagaggtgGAACTCATCGACAAGGAGAGCTGCAACCTGGCCGCCTACCATGGGGAGGTCACCGAGAAGATGCTGTGTGCCGGGCTGCCGCAAGGCGGGGTGGACACCTGCCAG GGGGACAGCGGAGGGCCCCTCCTGTACGCGGGTGAGCACTGGCAGGTGGTGGGCATCGTCAGCTGGGGCCAGGGCTGCGGGACCCCCAGCACGCCCGGCGTCTACACCAGCGTCCGTGCTTACCTCAACTGGATCTCCACCATCCGGAGG tcGGAGCTCTGA
- the SCN4B gene encoding sodium channel subunit beta-4 isoform X2, giving the protein MALNNSDILLPCTFTTCTGFQDLVFTWYFNSTEKIYTGKIKSKASEPVVVGANPRVEFVGSTTGKENNISIVLKNVEFSDAGKYTCHVKNPKEKNAQHNATIFLTVVQKMVETDNTLTLIIVGVVGGLIGLLILFMLVKRVVLFIIKKTQDGKKECLVSSSGNDNTENGLAGSKAEQKAPPKA; this is encoded by the exons ATGGCTCTGAATAACTCTGATATCCTGCTGCCCTGCACCTTCACCACCTGCACAGGCTTCCAGGACCTCGTCTTCACATGGTATTTCAACTCAACAGAGAAG ATTTACACGGGCAAGATAAAGAGCAAAGCCTCAGAGCCCGTTGTCGTGGGAGCGAACCCGCGGGTCGAGTTCGTTGGCTCCACCACCGGGAAGGAGAACAACATCTCCATCGTCCTGAAGAACGTGGAGTTCAGCGACGCCGGGAAATACACCTGCCACGTCAAGAACCCCAAGGAGAAGAACGCGCAGCACAACGCCACCATCTTCCTCACGGTGGTCCAGAAGA TGGTGGAGACAGACAACACCCTGACGCTCATCATCGTGGGCGTCGTCGGGGGGCTCATCggcctcctcatcctcttcatGCTCGTCAAGAGGGTTGTCCTGTTCATCATCAAGAAGACCCAGGATGGGAA GAAGGAATGTCTCGTGAGCTCGTCGGGGAACGACAACACCGAGAACGGGCTGGCTGGCTCcaaggcagaacaaaaagctCCACCGAAGGCATGA
- the TMPRSS4 gene encoding transmembrane protease serine 4 isoform X2, with the protein MNMDLASERLNGTGPCTRRKTSPTLESFKRIGIPVLAVVLSITCLVTVGFLVKIYLDYHYFFCKQPLKLVRLQRVCDGQVDCLQGEDEANCPQWVPEGPPAGVRVSKDRSILQVLNRNTGAWSCVCHDHFNPVLAKAACEQMGYRSIPIFRDVEVGTGQPLPPREVVLSNGSLQLPEPGRKCLSGLVVSLFCSKDCGESIRAPRVLGGSVAAIETWPWQVSLQYRREHICGGSIIDPSWVLTAAHCFKNNPIVQSWRVKAGSDLLSGTGTLAVEKVFLADVMPASPKDNDIALVKLRSPLRVSDSSKPICLPYFDEELEPGTSLWVIGWGYTQEHGKLSETLQQAEVELIDKESCNLAAYHGEVTEKMLCAGLPQGGVDTCQGDSGGPLLYAGEHWQVVGIVSWGQGCGTPSTPGVYTSVRAYLNWISTIRRSEL; encoded by the exons ATGAACATG GATTTAGCCTCCGAGCGGCTGAATGGCACAG GTCCCTGCACAAGACGCAAAACCTCCCCGACGCTGGAGTCCTTCAAGCGGATCGGCATCCCCGTCCTGGCAGTGGTGCTCAGCATCACCTGCCTGGTCACGGTCGGGTTCCTGG TCAAGATTTACCTGGACTACCACTACTTCTTCTGCAAGCAGCCCCTGAAGCTGGTGCGGCTGCAGCGGGTGTGCGACGGGCAAGTGGACTGCCTGCAGGGCGAGGACGAGGCCAACTGTCCCCAGTGGGTCCCCGAGGGGCCACCAGCCGGTG TCCGTGTTTCCAAAGACAGATCCATCCTGCAGGTGCTCAACAGAAACACCGGAGCTTGGTCCTGCGTCTGCCACGACCACTTCAACCCGGTGCTGGCAAAAGCAGCCTGCGAGCAAATGGGCTACAGGAG CATCCCTATTTTCCGGGATGTGGAGGTGGGCACGGGGCAGCCCCTGCCTCCTCGCGAGGTCGTGCTGAGCAACGGCAGCCTCCAGCTACCTGAGCCGGGCAG GAAATGCCTCTCTGGATTGGTGGTTTCGCTGTTTTGCTCCA AAGATTGCGGGGAGAGCATCCGGGCTCCGCGTGTGCTGGGCGGCAGCGTGGCTGCCATCGAGACGTGGCCGTGGCAGGTCAGCCTGCAGTACAGGAGGGAGCACATCTGCGGGGGCAGCATCATCGACCCCAGCTGGGTCCTGACGGCCGCCCACTGCTTCAA GAACAACCCCATCGTTCAGAGCTGGCGCGTCAAAGCTGGCTCCGACCTCCTCTCGGGCACCGGCACCCTGGCTGTGGAGAAGGTCTTCCTGGCTGACGTGATGCCCGCCTCTCCCAAGGACAACGACATCGCCCTGGTGAAGCTGCGCTCTCCCCTGCGCGTCTCAG ACAGCAGCAAGCCCATCTGCCTGCCCTATTTCGACGAGGAGCTGGAGCCGGGCACCTCCCTGTGGGTGATCGGCTGGGGCTACACGCAGGAGCACG GCAAACTGTCAGAGAcactgcagcaggcagaggtgGAACTCATCGACAAGGAGAGCTGCAACCTGGCCGCCTACCATGGGGAGGTCACCGAGAAGATGCTGTGTGCCGGGCTGCCGCAAGGCGGGGTGGACACCTGCCAG GGGGACAGCGGAGGGCCCCTCCTGTACGCGGGTGAGCACTGGCAGGTGGTGGGCATCGTCAGCTGGGGCCAGGGCTGCGGGACCCCCAGCACGCCCGGCGTCTACACCAGCGTCCGTGCTTACCTCAACTGGATCTCCACCATCCGGAGG tcGGAGCTCTGA
- the SCN4B gene encoding sodium channel subunit beta-4 isoform X1 — translation MSPRLLAALLGLHVFAIVFALEVSVGKTNTVMALNNSDILLPCTFTTCTGFQDLVFTWYFNSTEKIYTGKIKSKASEPVVVGANPRVEFVGSTTGKENNISIVLKNVEFSDAGKYTCHVKNPKEKNAQHNATIFLTVVQKMVETDNTLTLIIVGVVGGLIGLLILFMLVKRVVLFIIKKTQDGKKECLVSSSGNDNTENGLAGSKAEQKAPPKA, via the exons ATGTCCCCCCGCCTGCTGGCAGCGCTCCTGG gtTTGCACGTCTTCGCCATCGTCTTCGCCTTGGAGGTGTCGGTGGGGAAGACCAACACTGTGATGGCTCTGAATAACTCTGATATCCTGCTGCCCTGCACCTTCACCACCTGCACAGGCTTCCAGGACCTCGTCTTCACATGGTATTTCAACTCAACAGAGAAG ATTTACACGGGCAAGATAAAGAGCAAAGCCTCAGAGCCCGTTGTCGTGGGAGCGAACCCGCGGGTCGAGTTCGTTGGCTCCACCACCGGGAAGGAGAACAACATCTCCATCGTCCTGAAGAACGTGGAGTTCAGCGACGCCGGGAAATACACCTGCCACGTCAAGAACCCCAAGGAGAAGAACGCGCAGCACAACGCCACCATCTTCCTCACGGTGGTCCAGAAGA TGGTGGAGACAGACAACACCCTGACGCTCATCATCGTGGGCGTCGTCGGGGGGCTCATCggcctcctcatcctcttcatGCTCGTCAAGAGGGTTGTCCTGTTCATCATCAAGAAGACCCAGGATGGGAA GAAGGAATGTCTCGTGAGCTCGTCGGGGAACGACAACACCGAGAACGGGCTGGCTGGCTCcaaggcagaacaaaaagctCCACCGAAGGCATGA
- the SCN2B gene encoding sodium channel regulatory subunit beta-2 isoform X1 produces the protein MSLEAWLQQPTLFLTGLSWLLSLAPTALGMEVMAPALINALNGSSVKLSCTFNSCYKVENKQFSLNWTYQECRNCSEELFLQFRTKIMNKQLDRFGNRVEFTGNPTKYDVSFTLKNVQLEDEGTYNCYVLNPPDRHRGHASISLKVLTKEPPKHDSTVAVIVGASVGGFLAVVILVLMVVKCVRRKKQQRLNTDDQKTEEEGKTDGEGNPDEGTK, from the exons ATGAGCCTGGAAGCTTGGCTCCAGCAGCCCACCTTGTTCCTCACTGGGCTCAGCTGGCTCCTCTCGCTGG CGCCCACGGCGTTGGGCATGGAGGTCATGGCTCCGGCCCTCATCAACGCCTTGAACGGCTCCTCGGTGAAGCTCTCCTGCACCTTCAACTCCTGCTACAAGGTGGAGAATAAGCAATTCTCCCTCAACTGGACGTACCAGGAGTGCAGGAACTGTTCTGAGGAGCTG TTCCTGCAGTTCCGGACAAAGATCATGAACAAGCAGCTGGACCGCTTTGGGAACCGTGTGGAGTTCACCGGGAACCCCACCAAGTACGACGTGTCCTTCACCCTCAAAAACGTGCAGCTGGAGGACGAGGGCACCTACAACTGCTACGTCCTGAACCCCCCGGACCGGCACCGGGGTCACGCCAGCATTAGCCTGAAGGTGCTCACCAAAG AGCCCCCCAAGCACGACTCGACAGTCGCCGTCATCGTGGGCGCCTCCGTGGGTGGATTCTTGGCCGTGGTGATCCTGGTGCTGATGGTGGTGAAATGCGTGCGCCGGAAAAAGCAGCAGCGGCTGAACACGGACGACCAGAAGacggaggaggaagggaagacaGATGGCGAAGGCAATCCAGACGAGGGCACCAAGTAA
- the SCN2B gene encoding sodium channel regulatory subunit beta-2 isoform X2, whose amino-acid sequence MEVMAPALINALNGSSVKLSCTFNSCYKVENKQFSLNWTYQECRNCSEELFLQFRTKIMNKQLDRFGNRVEFTGNPTKYDVSFTLKNVQLEDEGTYNCYVLNPPDRHRGHASISLKVLTKEPPKHDSTVAVIVGASVGGFLAVVILVLMVVKCVRRKKQQRLNTDDQKTEEEGKTDGEGNPDEGTK is encoded by the exons ATGGAGGTCATGGCTCCGGCCCTCATCAACGCCTTGAACGGCTCCTCGGTGAAGCTCTCCTGCACCTTCAACTCCTGCTACAAGGTGGAGAATAAGCAATTCTCCCTCAACTGGACGTACCAGGAGTGCAGGAACTGTTCTGAGGAGCTG TTCCTGCAGTTCCGGACAAAGATCATGAACAAGCAGCTGGACCGCTTTGGGAACCGTGTGGAGTTCACCGGGAACCCCACCAAGTACGACGTGTCCTTCACCCTCAAAAACGTGCAGCTGGAGGACGAGGGCACCTACAACTGCTACGTCCTGAACCCCCCGGACCGGCACCGGGGTCACGCCAGCATTAGCCTGAAGGTGCTCACCAAAG AGCCCCCCAAGCACGACTCGACAGTCGCCGTCATCGTGGGCGCCTCCGTGGGTGGATTCTTGGCCGTGGTGATCCTGGTGCTGATGGTGGTGAAATGCGTGCGCCGGAAAAAGCAGCAGCGGCTGAACACGGACGACCAGAAGacggaggaggaagggaagacaGATGGCGAAGGCAATCCAGACGAGGGCACCAAGTAA